In Exiguobacterium acetylicum, the genomic stretch AGGAACGATCGCTCCACGCATGCTACACGATTTAAAAACACTTTGGGAACGCGTCGCACGTGATGAGCGCTTCAATCATGCGCGCGTCCTACCACAACTACACGCCCTCGTTTTCGCGAACGATCGTGGCGTCTAAGGAGAAATGATTCATGCGACCTGAAGATTTAAACGACTTATCGTTACTCGGCCAAAAAGCCGTCCCATACATTTTTGAATACCAACCAGAAGTTCTCGAAGCATTCCCGAATCGTCACCCGGAAAATGATTACTTCGTGAAATTCAATGCACCAGAATTTACGAGTCTTTGCCCGATCACGAATCAACCAGACTTCGCGACGATTTACATCTCGTACATCCCGGACGAAAAACTCGTCGAATCAAAATCACTGAAGTTGTACTTATTCAGCTTCCGTAACCATGGTGATTTTCATGAGAACTGCATCAACGTCATCGGAAAAGATCTCGTGAAATTGATGGAACCTCGCTATCTTGAAGTATGGGGCAAATTCACGCCACGCGGTGGAATCTCGATTGATCCGTACTACAATTACGGGAAGCCTGGTACAAAATACGAACAAATGGCAGAGCACCGTCTATTCAATCACGATCTCTATCCTGAAACAATCGATAATCGTTAAGACGACTAAAAGAGGAACAAGGGGAAATCCCTTTGAGACTGAAGACAAAGTGCAATTTTTCTCTAACGAGAAGGATTGCGCTTTTTTGTTCGTCTCGAATCGTTTTCCTGGGACAAGCATCGCGCCGCCTCACTTCGCTGCAGGGTCACTCTTGCTTGTTTTTCCCAAGGAATCGATGCCGAGTGAACAAAGCACTTCTCTGATTGTTCTTTCGATATAAAAAAATGACGCGTTACACGCCACTCCTACAGGAAAAAGCGCGATTTTGCGCTGTCAGAGACAAACAAGACCCGTTTTTCTGCTCGAATAGAGTGGGAAAACTGGCTTGTGTCTCGCCTGAGGAAAGGGCGTGAAAAGACGCGTCATTTTTTGAGTCAGCCCATTTGTCTATAATCTACAAGAAGAAATCCCTTTGTTCCTCTTTTTTGATGCCCATCAACTAGATGGAAGGTCAATCAAGGACGTGCTATCCTGCTGACGGATGACCTCAGGTGGCCAGATATGCCGAATTAAGTGATCCGAAGGGACATGTAAGACACGGGCCAGTCGCTCAATCATTGAAAATGAGGGATGGGCAATGCTACTTTCAATACGCTGGATCATCTCAGGTGTCGTCTCAGTTAACTCTGCTAATGTATTTTGATCTAACTGATGACGTTCTCTTAATGTACGAATCCGCTGTCCGTACTGTCCGATCGGTTGAATCCCTTCTTTCATCCGCTTCAAACATCCTTTCTTCTTTTAAAACTAAACAACGTTCACTGTAGTCTTATTCCCACTTTTTTTAAATCTGAATACCTTTCCGAACTATCAATTTTTAATCAAAATAAAATTTCAAATATTTTTCTTATAAAACACTAGCTTTTTAAAAAGTTATCGCTTACAATTCTATATGCAAACGGTTGCATTAATCGCTTACATTATTGCACTGTTCTTACACACATATTAGAGAAAAAGAGATACAAAAGGAGTGAATGATCTTGAAAAATGCTATTTCGTTCGATTTTTGGCAAAAACTCGGTAAAGCCTTGATGGTCGTCATCGCGGTTATGCCTGCTGCAGGAATCATGATCTCGGTCGGGAAACTGATCGGCATGTATGGAGGCGATATCGCGTTAATGCAAACGATTGCTCGAATCGTTGAAGATTTAGGTTGGGCCATCATTACGAACCTTCATGTCTTATTCGCCGTCGCGATTGGTGGATCATGGGCAAAAGAACGTGCTGGTGGTGCGTTCGCAGCGTTACTCGCCTTTATTCTGATCAACCGCGTCACAGGAGCTATCTTCGGCGTCAACACTGACATGATCGCGGACCCAAAAGCAACGGTCGATTCATTGCTTGGTTCTGAGCTCATCGTAAAAGATTATTTCACTTCAGTTTTAGGGGCACCGGCTCTCAACATGGGAGTATTCGTCGGAATCATCTCTGGTTTCCTTGGTGCCGTTCTCTTTAATAAATTTTATAACTTCAGTAAATTGCCAGATGCTCTTGCCTTCTTTAACGGAAAACGTTTTGTACCATTCGTCGTCATTGGTGGATCAGTCGTTGCAGCATTCGCCTTATCACTCGTTTGGCCGTTCGTTCAAGGCTTATTGAATGACTTCGGTCGCTGGATTGCCTCTTCACGTGATTCTGCACCGATCATTGCACCGTTCGTATACGGTACACTCGAGCGTCTATTACTTCCGTTCGGTCTCCATCACATGTTGACTGTCCCGATGAACTACACGGAACTCGGTGGAACGTACAAAATCCTGACAGGTGCTGCTCAAGGATCGACAGTTGCTGGTCAAGATCCGCTTTGGTTAGCTTGGATCACTGACCTTGTTAACTTAAAACAAGCCGGCAACACACAAGGATACAATGATTTGATCAACAGTGTCGTTCCTGCTCGTTTTAAAGAAGGACAAGTCGTCACATCACTTGCTTCATTGATCGGTATTGCTGTCGCAATGTACATGTCAGTTGATGAAGATAAAAAGAAAGCATACAAACCTGTCTTCTTATCTGCTGGACTTGCGGTCTTCTTGACAGGTGTCACGGAGCCAATCGAATTCATGTTCATGTTCATCGCTCCTGTTCTTTACGTCATCTATGCTGTACTAACAGGTGTTGCTTTCGCACTAGCAGATGTCATGCATCTTCGGATTCACGCATTCGGTGCGATCGAACTCTTAACGCGGATTCCATTGATTGCAAAAGCTGGATTAATTGGTGATTTAATTCGTTTCATCGGTGTCTGTGTGTTCTTCTTCTTCTTGAACTTCTTCACGTTCCGTTTCGTCATCAAGAAGTTCAACTATGCGACACCAGGTCGTAACGGGAACTATCTGGACGATATCAACGTATCTACAACTGAAGCTTCAGGTGAGGCTGCTGCGACATCAGCTCCTGCCGACGGTTCGCAAGCTTCACAAATCATCGATTTGCTTGGTGGACAGCAAAACATCGAGGACGTCGATGCCTGCATGACGCGTCTTCGTGTCACTGTCAAAGATCCAGCGCTTGTTGCAAAAGAAGCAGACTG encodes the following:
- the queF gene encoding preQ(1) synthase, which codes for MRPEDLNDLSLLGQKAVPYIFEYQPEVLEAFPNRHPENDYFVKFNAPEFTSLCPITNQPDFATIYISYIPDEKLVESKSLKLYLFSFRNHGDFHENCINVIGKDLVKLMEPRYLEVWGKFTPRGGISIDPYYNYGKPGTKYEQMAEHRLFNHDLYPETIDNR
- a CDS encoding helix-turn-helix domain-containing protein is translated as MKEGIQPIGQYGQRIRTLRERHQLDQNTLAELTETTPEMIQRIESSIAHPSFSMIERLARVLHVPSDHLIRHIWPPEVIRQQDSTSLIDLPSS
- a CDS encoding PTS transporter subunit IIBC, with product MILKNAISFDFWQKLGKALMVVIAVMPAAGIMISVGKLIGMYGGDIALMQTIARIVEDLGWAIITNLHVLFAVAIGGSWAKERAGGAFAALLAFILINRVTGAIFGVNTDMIADPKATVDSLLGSELIVKDYFTSVLGAPALNMGVFVGIISGFLGAVLFNKFYNFSKLPDALAFFNGKRFVPFVVIGGSVVAAFALSLVWPFVQGLLNDFGRWIASSRDSAPIIAPFVYGTLERLLLPFGLHHMLTVPMNYTELGGTYKILTGAAQGSTVAGQDPLWLAWITDLVNLKQAGNTQGYNDLINSVVPARFKEGQVVTSLASLIGIAVAMYMSVDEDKKKAYKPVFLSAGLAVFLTGVTEPIEFMFMFIAPVLYVIYAVLTGVAFALADVMHLRIHAFGAIELLTRIPLIAKAGLIGDLIRFIGVCVFFFFLNFFTFRFVIKKFNYATPGRNGNYLDDINVSTTEASGEAAATSAPADGSQASQIIDLLGGQQNIEDVDACMTRLRVTVKDPALVAKEADWKANGALGLILKNNGVQAIYGPKADILKSDIQDRIGA